In Sporichthya polymorpha DSM 43042, a genomic segment contains:
- the nuoI gene encoding NADH-quinone oxidoreductase subunit NuoI produces the protein MAKLTDALAGFAVTFGAMFRKKTTEFYPEQVKGKEGGPRISPRFHGRHQLNRHPDGLEKCVGCELCAWACPADAIYVEGADNDDLAGERFSPGERYGRVYQINYLRCIFCGLCIEACPTRALTMTTEFELADSSRESLIFTKQELLAPLLEGMVDAPHPMYPGTTEQDYYAGKVTGADPSLFRPREEGSAQ, from the coding sequence ATGGCTAAGTTGACCGATGCCCTCGCCGGGTTCGCCGTCACCTTCGGAGCGATGTTCCGGAAGAAGACGACGGAGTTCTACCCGGAGCAGGTGAAGGGTAAGGAGGGCGGACCCCGCATCTCCCCGCGCTTCCACGGGCGCCACCAGCTGAACCGCCACCCGGACGGGCTGGAGAAGTGCGTCGGCTGCGAGCTGTGCGCATGGGCCTGCCCGGCGGACGCGATCTACGTCGAGGGCGCCGACAACGACGACCTCGCCGGCGAGCGCTTCTCGCCGGGGGAGCGGTACGGCCGCGTCTACCAGATCAACTACCTGCGCTGCATCTTCTGCGGCCTGTGCATCGAGGCCTGCCCGACGCGTGCGCTGACCATGACGACGGAGTTCGAGCTCGCCGACTCCAGCCGCGAGAGCCTGATCTTCACCAAGCAGGAACTGCTCGCGCCGTTGCTGGAGGGGATGGTCGACGCTCCGCACCCGATGTACCCGGGCACGACGGAGCAGGACTACTACGCCGGCAAGGTCACCGGTGCGGATCCCTCCCTGTTCCGTCCGCGCGAGGAGGGGTCGGCGCAGTGA